The sequence below is a genomic window from Pelorhabdus rhamnosifermentans.
CCGTCAATAAAGATTCGCATGAGTCTTACCTTCCTTCCTTGTTCCTTGGGCTTAGTCTATTTTATGCGCAAGGGTTGAGGTCGGTGAACAAAGCTTTAAGGAGGCGAGGATGATAAAAGTTACGCTGACTACACTAAATGCCAAATATATTCATTCCTGTTTGGCTGTGCGTTATTTGAAAGTTGCCTGTCGGGATCTACGCGATGTAGCTGTAGAAATCAAGGAATATACAATCAATCATTTATTACTGGATATTGTCAGTGATCTCTACGTGGAAAAGCCTGATGTGATTGGATTTGCTTGTTATATCTGGAATATTGAGATGACGCTCAAGGTTGTATCGCTCCTCAAAAAAGTGTTGCCAAATGTTGTGATTGTGCTAGGCGGACCGGAAGTTTCTTATGATGCTGCCGCTATTTTTAAGGAGTGTCCCTGCTGTAATTATATCGTTTTGGGGGAGGGTGAACAGGTTTTTTGTGAACTGCTTGATGCTTTGAGGCAGGGCAGTGCTGTGTCCAATTGTGTAGGTTTAATGGGACGGGAAAATGTTCTTGAGAAGGCGGTTCCTTGTGCCGTTGTTCCTGATCTCAATTTACTCGCTTTACCCTATGAAGAGGAAGAAATGGACGAACTTGCGGATAAAATTATTTATTATGAAAGTTCCCGTGGCTGTCCTTTTTCGTGTCAGTATTGTTTGTCAAGTGCAACTCAGGGCGTTCGTTACAGAGATACACAGCAAGTTTTCCAGGATCTCGAATTTTTTGTAAAACATGAAGTCAAGCAGGTGAAGTTTGTTGATCGGACATTTAATGCGAATAAGAAACACTATTTTCCCATTTTAAAGTATATTCAGCAGCTTCATACAAAGACCAATTTTCACTTCGAAATTGCTATCGAACTTTTAGATGACGATGTCATCGATTTTTTAGCGGATATGCCCAAGGGACGCATTCAGTTTGAAATTGGGGTTCAATCAACACATGAACCGACACTTGCGGTAATTGAACGACATAATTGTTGGGAGGATATTGTTAGAAAAGTGACGAAGCTGAAAAGCTATAATAATATTCATTTGCATCTGGACCTTATTGTCGGCTTGCCACTGGAAAGTCGTAAAATTTTCAGTCAGTCCTTTAATGATGTCTATCATCTTCAACCTCATATGTTGCAAATTGGTTTCTTAAAGATGCTGAAAGGGTCAGGGATTCGTGAATCTGCTGCGCAGCATGATTATGTATGGATGGATCAACCTCCTTATGAAGTGCTTCAAAATGGACTTCTTCCTTATAGCGATGTCCGTGAGCTCAAGTTGATTGAAGATGTTTTTGAGCAGTTATATAATAAGGGCCGTTTTTGTGCAACGTTGCGTCGTCTTGTCGAGCTAAGTACAGACGCTTTTGCCTTTTATGAGCAATTTACTTTGTTTTGGGAGAAGCGATTGTTACATAAAGTAGCTCATTCAACGAAGGCGCTATATCAAGAACTTACCCATTATGTCGATTGTTATTACCCGCATGAAAGGAATGTGATGGGGCAACTCATGAAATATGATGCACTGATTCATGATAGCGGGAAAATCAGGCCTGATTTCTTACCTTGGAATGGAAAACGCTATGACAAAGAAATTTCAGCTTTTTGGCATGATCATAAGGGGGAAAAGGCTGTGAAGGATTTTTCGTTTAGAACATGGCGCGAAATCCAGAAAAAGTTTCATATTGAAGTATTCGACATTGCTGTGACTGACTATGTTCGTGGCCAAGGTCTCAAACAGGACAAGACAGTCCTACTGTTTGATTATCGCGGGGCCGAGACGCGTTGTGTACCGATTGCAATTTATGATTTTTGGCAGGGTGAGGGAAAAAAATGAATCGTTATCGAATTTATTCGGACTATTTAAAAGAACGCTATGGTGAAAAGGTATATAAATTACCTGTCAGTCTCCCTGTAACTTGTCCGAATCGCGATGGAACTTGTGGTACGGGAGGGTGCGTTTTTTGCGGCGAAATTGGTGCAGGTTATGAAAATTTGCCAGCCTCTATGACGGTAGCTATGCAGCTTGATGCGAATCGAGAACATATTGCGCCGAAATATAAGGTGAATAAATTCATTCCTTATTTTCAAAATTTCAGCAATACCTATCTTCCTGTAGAGAAACTTCGTGTTTATCTTATGGAAGCCTGCGAAAATAGCCGTGCCCATGGTAATGATGTTGTTGGTTTAGCTATTGCCACGCGGCCTGATTGCGTGCATCCTGACTACTTAGCTCTGTTTCAAGAGATTCGACAGTTCTATGGCGTAGATATTTTTTTGGAATTGGGTTTGCAAACAGTCAACTATCATACGCTGGAAAAAATTCGTCGCGGCCATAGCTTAGCTGAATATATTGAAGCGGTGCTTATGGCTAAAGAATATAAAATTGAAGTGTGTACCCATTTAATTCTTAATCTGCCTTGGGATGATGAATGCGATGTTATTGAAAATGCAAAACTTATGTCAGCCTTACATATGGACCAGGTAAAGCTTCATGCTCTTTATATTGTAAAAAATACTGTCATGGCCGAGTGGTATCAAGCAGGGGAGTTTACACTGATTAGTAAAGATGAGTATATCCAGCGGGTCGTTACATTTTTGAATTATTTGCATCCTAAGGTTGTTGTGCAGCGGCTGTTAGGTCGGGCACCGGAGACGAATACCTTGTTTAGTAATTGGCAGACAAGCTGGTGGAAGATCAGAGATGAAATTGAACAGGTTTTAATTGATAGTGATAGTTATCAAGGCAAGCAGTGTGATTATTTAACAGGTAAGCAGGTGCGAAAGTTTTTGCCACAAAATTAAAACACAAACAAAACACTATAAAGACACTTTACTAATAGTTTTATGATTTGTCTGATTTTTTTACATTTTTTTAAAAAGCCTGCGAAATTAAAGGGGCTTTTTTTTTTTTATTACGCAACAGTTTTTGGCATGCTATGTGCAAATATATAAGACAGAAGGGTGCCAGAAAGGAGAGAAACAATGACAGGGATTGTAGTAGTAACTCATGGCAAATTGGCGCAAGCTTTAGTGGCAACAGCAGAAATGATTATGGGTAAACAGGAAGGGATTAAAACGATTGGTTTTGAGGCTGGACAAGATGTCATGAATTTACATGAAAAAATCAACCAAGCCGTACAACTTTTTGCGCCTGAAGAGGAGATTCTGATTCTTGTAGATCTGCTTGGCGGGAGTCCTTATAACGCATCAGCTATGCTTGCCTTGAAACAGTCAAAAATCAAGGTCGTTACAGGCGTTAATTTGCCTATGCTGCTTGAAGTACTGCCCGCGCGTAGCATGGATGTTGCGACTTTAAAGCAGATGGCGGTTCATGCAGGTCAGTCTGGTGTAAGTGAGTTTGTATTCACCAAAAGCGAAGAGTAATCAAAAATTTTAAGGAGGAATGCGAAGTGAAAATTAATTTAGTTCGTATTGATGACCGTCTCATTCATGGTCAAGTGGTGATGGCTTGGACGAAAACTGTTACTGTGAAACGGATTGTTGTTATTAGTGACAAAGTAGCAGCAGATGCTATTCGTAAAATGCTGCTCGAAACGGTAGCGCCGCCAGGTATTAAAGTTTCTGTTCTTGCTGTAAAAGATGGGATTAAAAAACTTACGGATGGTTCTTTTAGCGGACAAAATTTAATGCTCCTCTTTACGAATCCTACGGATGTTTTGGCTGTTAAATCAGGTGGCGTGGAAATTACTACTGTCAATATCGGTGGCATGAGTTTTGCTCAGGGGAAGAAGCAAATTACCAAGGCCGTATCGGTTGACGAAGCAGATATTACGGCTTTTAAAGAACTGAGTAAACTGGGCGTGTCGTTACAAATTCAGGTGGTACCGAGTGATAGTGTGATTGATATGATGACCAAAATTTAAGGGAGGGAAATAAAATGGTGACAACTGCTTTGCTTGTAGCTTTTGTCGGGTTTTTAGCTGGAATTGAAAGTGTATTAGATGAATTTCAATTCCATCGTCCACTTATTGCCTGTACGCTCACTGGTTTAGTTATGGGAGATGTGACAACTGGGATTATTATTGGTGGCACACTTGAAATGATGGCTCTGGGCTGGATGAATATCGGGGCTGCTCAGTCACCAGATACAGCCATTGCAAGTATTCTATCAACGGCTCTTGTCATTGGCGCACAGCTTTCCATGCCTGTGGCTATCGCTCTGGCCATTCCACTCGCAGCAGCCGGTCAGCTTTTGACGGTTTTAGTGAGAACGATTTGCGTGTTTTTCCAACATCTTGCTGATAAATATGCCGAAGAAGACAATATTCGCGGCATTGATTTTTCCCACTTAGCAGCACTGTGTGTACAAGGCTTACGGGTGGCAATTCCGGCATTTTTAATTGCCTATTACGCTGATGCAGCGGTTGTGAAAAGTTTGTTGCAGAGTATTCCGCCTGTCATTACAGGGGGACTGCAAGTAGCCGGTGGATTTATTGTTGTTGTTGGTTATGCCATGGTTATTAATATGATGAAAGCAAATTATCTCATGCCGTTTTTCTTCATTGGATTTGTGATTGCCGCCTTTTTGAATGTCAATCTGGTTGGTATAGGTATTATCGGCGTATGTATTGCGTTAATTTATCTAAAAATAAGCTATCCTCAAGTAGAAGAATAGGAGGAAAATGTCATGAGCGAAAAGAAATTAACAAAGAGCGACTTGTTTTGGGTATTTGTACGGTCTAATTTTCTTCAGGGTTCTTGGAATTACGAAAGAATGCAAGCACTAGGTTATTGCTTTGGCATATTGCCAGCGATTGTCAGGTTATATAGCGGCGAAGAACGTAAGCAAGCGTTAAAACGCCATCTGGAATTTTATAATACACAGCCTTTTGTGACGGCACCCGTTTTAGGTGTTAATCTCGCTATGGAAGAACAGAAAGCCAATGGGGCAGAAATTGAAGATAGTTCCATTAACGCTGTTAAAGTTGGTTTGATGGGACCCTTGGCTGGTGTGGGTGATCCGATTTTTTGGGGAACACTTCGTCCCGTAACGGCTGCACTTGGTGCCGGATTGGCTATGGCTGGCAGTATTTTGGGTCCCATTGTTTTCTTTGTTATGTTCAATCTGGTTAGACTGGCCGTTCGGTGGTATGGTTTGATTTATGGCTATCGGGCAGGCTTAAGTCTCATTCAGGAAGTTGGGGGTGGGGGACTAAAAAAATTAACTGAAGGAGCATCGATTCTTGGTTTGTTTGTTATGGGTGCCTTAGTAGCCAAATGGACGAACATGAATGTGCCTCTTGTCGTCAGCAAGGTAGGGGAAAAGGCTACGACGGTTCAAGATATTTTAAATCAACTGCTTCCTAATCTTCTGCCGCTAGGGCTGACATTCCTATGTATTTATTTGCTAAAAAGAAACATGTCGCCACTAACTATTTTATTGGGTCTGTTTGTTTTAGGAATCTTTGGGTTCTGGACTGGAATTTTAGCGTAAATCGTATTTACTAGTGTGTCATACAAGGAGGAAATAATCATGGAAATAGCTATTAAGATTCTGAATAAAAGTGGATTGCATGCGCGTCCGGCGGCGCTTTTTGTCCAAACTGCTGCAAAATTTAAATCGGATATCCAGATTGGCAAAGACGGTAAATTTGTTAGTGGAAAAAGTATCTTGGGTGTTATTAGTTTAGGCGTTCGCAGTGGTGAAGAAATTATGGTAAAAATTGCAGGCGCAGATGAACAGGAAGCAGCCAAGGCTTTACAAGAAATTGCCAATCAAAAATTTGGGGAAGCGTGAGTAATGTGAAGAAAATTATTGGGATTGGAGCGTCGCCGGGAATTGCCATTGGAATCATTACGCATCTTAATAACGAGAACTGTGATATTTCTTCTGTTCGACAAGGTACATTGGAAGAAGAGCAAGAGCGATTTATTCAAGCTCAGAATCAGGCACTGGAGCAGCTAAATGACCTTGAAGAGCGAACTAAAAAATCTTTTGGGGAAGAAGAAGCAAAGGTATTTGCTTCGCACGTTCTTATGTTGAAAGACCCCATGCTTGAATCGGCAGTTAATGAAAAAATTGCTGCGAATTTATCAGCAGAAGCAGCTGTGGAAGAGGCTACGAAGGAACTATCAGCCATGCTTCAGGCACTGGAAGACGAATATCTTCGGGAAAGAGCGGCCGATGTTAAAGATGTAGGTAAACGACTTATTCGGGTTTTGCAAGGTAAATCGATGAATAAAGAAGTATCAGGCATTGTTGTTGCTGAGGACTTATTGCCTTCTGATACGGCCACGCTGAATTTAAAGATCGTTCAAGGATTTGTGACAGCTGCCGGAGGAAAAACATCGCATAGTTCGATTATTGCCAGAGCTGCGGGTATACCGGCTGTTGTGGGTATTGGCGAGGCGATCAAGTGTTTATCTGAACAAAGTCAGGTTATTATTGACGGTCATACAGGTATAGTTCTTGTTGATCCAGATGAGAAATTATTAAAAGAATATCAAGCGCGTTTAGACAAGGAACAGCAGGTTCAGGCTCGGTTAGCAGAATTAAAAATGCTGCCTGCTGTGACGCGGGATGGCGAAAACATTGAGGTCGCCGCAAATATTGGCACCCCTCAGGATATGGTGACAGTAGTCCACGCCGGCGCTGACGGAGTAGGCTTGTTTCGTACGGAGTTCTTGTTTTTACAACGAGATTCGCTTCCAACGGAAGAAGAGCAAGTTGATTCATATCAAGCCGTACTGTCCGCCATGCCTGATAAAAAGATAGTTATCCGAACCTTGGATGCAGGTGGTGATAAAGAATTACCCTTTTTGGCTGGTAAGCCGGAAACCAATCCGGCTCTCGGCCTAAGGGCAATTCGGCTGTGCCTTGCTCGCAAAGATGTTTTTAAAACACAGTTGCGCGCATTGCTTCGGGCCAGTGTGGTAGGAAATCTTCACATTATGTTTCCCATGATTGCTACATTGGAAGAATTAATGACTGCCAAGGCTATGCTTGAAGAGGCGAAAAAGGAATTAGCTGCAGAAAATATTCTCTTTCAAGCGGATGTTCCGGTGGGAATTATGGTTGAAGTGCCTGCGGCGGCAGTAAACGCTGATTTATTTGCGCCTGAAGTGGATTTCTTTAGCATTGGTACGAATGATCTCGTTCAATATACTTTGGCTGCCGATCGCATGAATGATCAAGTATCTTACCTTAGTGATTATTTTCAACCAGCTGTTTTGCGATTGATACAGTTAGTAGTAAAAGCAGCCGGAGAAAACGGCAAATGGGTCGGCATGTGTGGAGAAATGGCTGGGGATCCTTTAGCTACGCCCCTTCTTGTAGGAATGGGTATTTCGGAATTGTCCATGAGTGCTCGTTCTGTGGCGAGTGTAAAGAATAAGATCAGAAATCTTAGTGTTCTCGAAGCTCGCGAATGGGCGGCCTATATTGTTAAATTGAAGCAAGTTTCCGAGGTGCGCCAGTATCTAGCCCAAATTGCTAACAAGTTAGATCAAGCCGCAACAGATCAGAGTAGCGTTCTCAAAAATGCTGTAAGGAAAATTGCGATTATGACGAGTGGCGGCGATTGCCCAGGTATGAATGCAGCTATTCGTGCAGCAGTCCGTGTAGCCTTAAGCCTGAATATGGAAGTTTGGGGAATTAAAAATGGCTATGCAGGCATGACGGCTAATGAATTTATTCCCCTTGATTCCCGGTCGGTTGGCGATATTATTCAAAAGGGCGGTACCTTTTTAGGAACAGCCCGCTCGGAAGAATTTAAAACATCAGCAGGTCGTCAGCGCGCTTTTGAAAACTTGAAACGGCGGGGCATTGAAGGCGTATTAGTCTTAGGTGGTGATGGCTCGCTCACAGGTGCTGCTATGCTTGGTGAACTAGGTATGAATGT
It includes:
- a CDS encoding B12-binding domain-containing radical SAM protein, whose translation is MIKVTLTTLNAKYIHSCLAVRYLKVACRDLRDVAVEIKEYTINHLLLDIVSDLYVEKPDVIGFACYIWNIEMTLKVVSLLKKVLPNVVIVLGGPEVSYDAAAIFKECPCCNYIVLGEGEQVFCELLDALRQGSAVSNCVGLMGRENVLEKAVPCAVVPDLNLLALPYEEEEMDELADKIIYYESSRGCPFSCQYCLSSATQGVRYRDTQQVFQDLEFFVKHEVKQVKFVDRTFNANKKHYFPILKYIQQLHTKTNFHFEIAIELLDDDVIDFLADMPKGRIQFEIGVQSTHEPTLAVIERHNCWEDIVRKVTKLKSYNNIHLHLDLIVGLPLESRKIFSQSFNDVYHLQPHMLQIGFLKMLKGSGIRESAAQHDYVWMDQPPYEVLQNGLLPYSDVRELKLIEDVFEQLYNKGRFCATLRRLVELSTDAFAFYEQFTLFWEKRLLHKVAHSTKALYQELTHYVDCYYPHERNVMGQLMKYDALIHDSGKIRPDFLPWNGKRYDKEISAFWHDHKGEKAVKDFSFRTWREIQKKFHIEVFDIAVTDYVRGQGLKQDKTVLLFDYRGAETRCVPIAIYDFWQGEGKK
- a CDS encoding TIGR01212 family radical SAM protein (This family includes YhcC from E. coli K-12, an uncharacterized radical SAM protein.), whose amino-acid sequence is MNRYRIYSDYLKERYGEKVYKLPVSLPVTCPNRDGTCGTGGCVFCGEIGAGYENLPASMTVAMQLDANREHIAPKYKVNKFIPYFQNFSNTYLPVEKLRVYLMEACENSRAHGNDVVGLAIATRPDCVHPDYLALFQEIRQFYGVDIFLELGLQTVNYHTLEKIRRGHSLAEYIEAVLMAKEYKIEVCTHLILNLPWDDECDVIENAKLMSALHMDQVKLHALYIVKNTVMAEWYQAGEFTLISKDEYIQRVVTFLNYLHPKVVVQRLLGRAPETNTLFSNWQTSWWKIRDEIEQVLIDSDSYQGKQCDYLTGKQVRKFLPQN
- a CDS encoding PTS sugar transporter subunit IIA produces the protein MTGIVVVTHGKLAQALVATAEMIMGKQEGIKTIGFEAGQDVMNLHEKINQAVQLFAPEEEILILVDLLGGSPYNASAMLALKQSKIKVVTGVNLPMLLEVLPARSMDVATLKQMAVHAGQSGVSEFVFTKSEE
- a CDS encoding PTS system mannose/fructose/N-acetylgalactosamine-transporter subunit IIB, whose product is MKINLVRIDDRLIHGQVVMAWTKTVTVKRIVVISDKVAADAIRKMLLETVAPPGIKVSVLAVKDGIKKLTDGSFSGQNLMLLFTNPTDVLAVKSGGVEITTVNIGGMSFAQGKKQITKAVSVDEADITAFKELSKLGVSLQIQVVPSDSVIDMMTKI
- a CDS encoding PTS mannose/fructose/sorbose transporter subunit IIC, whose protein sequence is MVTTALLVAFVGFLAGIESVLDEFQFHRPLIACTLTGLVMGDVTTGIIIGGTLEMMALGWMNIGAAQSPDTAIASILSTALVIGAQLSMPVAIALAIPLAAAGQLLTVLVRTICVFFQHLADKYAEEDNIRGIDFSHLAALCVQGLRVAIPAFLIAYYADAAVVKSLLQSIPPVITGGLQVAGGFIVVVGYAMVINMMKANYLMPFFFIGFVIAAFLNVNLVGIGIIGVCIALIYLKISYPQVEE
- the manZ gene encoding PTS mannose transporter subunit IID, translating into MSEKKLTKSDLFWVFVRSNFLQGSWNYERMQALGYCFGILPAIVRLYSGEERKQALKRHLEFYNTQPFVTAPVLGVNLAMEEQKANGAEIEDSSINAVKVGLMGPLAGVGDPIFWGTLRPVTAALGAGLAMAGSILGPIVFFVMFNLVRLAVRWYGLIYGYRAGLSLIQEVGGGGLKKLTEGASILGLFVMGALVAKWTNMNVPLVVSKVGEKATTVQDILNQLLPNLLPLGLTFLCIYLLKRNMSPLTILLGLFVLGIFGFWTGILA
- a CDS encoding HPr family phosphocarrier protein, yielding MEIAIKILNKSGLHARPAALFVQTAAKFKSDIQIGKDGKFVSGKSILGVISLGVRSGEEIMVKIAGADEQEAAKALQEIANQKFGEA